In the Arachis ipaensis cultivar K30076 chromosome B10, Araip1.1, whole genome shotgun sequence genome, one interval contains:
- the LOC110268432 gene encoding putative uncharacterized protein DDB_G0268364: MDMLILIGCLMERKEVYFRRLIRHSMWRSHIHGLLPFPTLVTSLAELADVPWEDDDATPPHPDDDDKEGIELPLLPDSPASDEQDQEEEHSEEATQQETPLETQTTIEVQHDNPQPVLELQPVPPPVPQPEPEHEPQPVHLDIYKMLLFPFSLRDKATQWLETFPKESITNWDDLVSKFHAKFYPSQRVIKLKKNVQTSKQLEGESLYEAWKRQERSWTTLQEGSLQMMKTAQEAHDLIDMVANNQYFYSSERQAAPKRGVYELEGVDAILAQNKLMHQQLQQQIEMMSKRMDGLQLAAVSTINQPPIVCGQSEESYEAYNTEQKHEQVQDMHNPNSGQNDFHGDTYNPSWRNHPNLKQLSKKPAKRPTNAFPSDTILNPKEESKEIQLRSGKTLEDDTKVTSKEGTKDEENDQKNSKKKEEPQASKKGKQVLEEQPQEQRREVKPYVLPLPYPQRLHKEIKDQ, from the exons ATGGATATGCTGATTCTGATTGGGTGTCTCATGGAACGAAAAGAGGTGTATTTCCGCCGgctgattaggcatagcatgtggagatCTCACATCCACGGCTTGCTACCATTTCCTACGTTGGTTACTAGTTTggctgagctagctgatgtcccgtgggaggacgatgATGCGACACCACCACAcccagatgacgacgacaaggaa GGCATTGAGCTTCCTCTACTTCCAGACTCTCCCGCCTCTGATGAGCAGGACCAAGAGGAGGAGCATAGCGAGGAGGCGACACAGCAGGAGACACCACTAGAGACGCAAACCACCATTGAGGTCCAGCATGACAATCCACAGCCAGTACTTGAGCTACAGCCAGTACCACCTCCAGTCCCACAGCCCGAGCCTGAGCATGAGCCACAGCCTg TGCATCTTGACATTTACAAGATGCtcctattcccattttctctaagagacaaggccactcaatggctaGAAACCTTCCCAAAAGAAAGTATTACCAACTGGGATGACCTGGTTAGCAAGTTTCATGCCAAGTTCTACCCCTCTCAAAGAgtcatcaagctcaaaaagaatgtgCAAACTTCCAAACAACTAGAAGGAGAGTCActatatgaagcttggaaaag GCAAGAAAGGTCTTGGACTACTCTTCAGGAGGGGTCATTGCAAATGATGAAGACTGCACAAGAAgcacatgatctcatagacatggttgctaacaaccaatacttctATTCCTCTGAAAGACAGGCAGCTCCCAAAAGAGGTGTTTATGAGCTTGAAGGTGTAGATGCAATCttagctcagaacaagcttatgcaCCAGCAACTTCAACAACAAATAGAAATGatgtcaaagaggatggatggattGCAACTAGCTGCAGTGAGTACAATCAACCAACCTCCAATTGTGTGTGGGCAAAGTGAAGAGAGCTATGAAGCCTACAACACCGAGCAGAAGCATGAACAAGTTCAAGACATGCACAATCCAAATTCTGGCCAAAATGACTTCCATGGGGACACATACAACCCCTcatggaggaaccaccccaatcTAAA GCAATTATCTAAGAAGCCAGCTAAGAGGCCAACCAATGCCTTCCCTAGTGATACCATTCTTAACCCCAAGGAGGAAAGCAAGGAaatacaactaaggagtgggaagacactGGAAGATGACACCAAGGTTACCAGCAAAGAAGGAACAAAGGATGAAGAGAATGACCAAAAGAActccaagaagaaagaagaaccaCAAGCCTCAAAGAAGGGGAAGCAAGTCTTAGAGGAACAACCACAAGAGCAAAGAAGGGAGGTGAAGCCCTATGTCCTTCCTCTACCATACCCTCAGAGGCTGCACAAAGAAATCAAGGACCAATAA